The stretch of DNA TGCGGGAAAAACAAAAGGTACGTCGTATATATGGTATTTTAGAGCGGCAGTTCCGTAACTACTATAAAGCGGCTGCGGGTAAAAAGGGCGCCACCGGTGAAAACCTGTTACAGCTTTTAGAATCACGCTTGGATAACGTCGTATACCGCATGGGATTTGGTGCCACGCGCGCAGAATCTCGTCAGCTAGTGTCGCACAAGAGCATTCAGGTGAATGGTCGTACGGTGAATATCCCGTCCTATCAGGTTCAACCTGGTGATGTGGTTGCCGTACGAGAAAAAGCAAAAAATCAGTTGCGTATCAAATCCTCACTTGAACTTGCCGCGCAGCGTGGCATGTTAGGCTGGGTTGAAGTAGACGCTAATAAGATGGAAGGCCAGTTTAAAGCGGTTCCAGATCGTGCAGATTTACCTGCCGAAATTAATGAGAACCTCATCGTCGAGCTGTATTCCAAGTAATAGATTTTAACAGTGGGTTTAAACATGCAACGACCAGTTACAGAGTTTTTAATACCTAAGCACATTCAAGTTGAGTCAATCAGTGCGAATCATGCCAAGGTGATACTGGAGCCTTTTGAGCGGGGTTTTGGACATACTTTGGGTAATGCGCTACGCCGCATCCTGTTATCTTCTATGCCTGGCGCTGCCGTCGTAGAAGTGACTATTGATGGTGTTCAGCATGAGTACAGTACGATTGAAGGCGTGCAGGAAGATGTGATTGAAATTCTGCTTAACCTTAAAGGTATCGCGTTAACTATGCATACACGCGATGAAGCCGTTCTGACTTTGAGTAAAAAAGGACCGGGACCAGTAGTTGCTGGTGATATTGAGCTCGACCATGATGTAGAAATTGTTAACCCTGATCATGTGATTGCGCACCTGAATACTAAAGGTGAACTAAACATGACTATCAAGGTGGCTCATGGTCGTGGTTATGAGGCAGCTGATACTCGTACTTCAGAAAGCGACTCTAAAACTATTGGAACACTACAATTAGATGCGACGTTCAGCCCGATTCGACGTATTGCTTATATCGTTGAAAGTGCGCGGGTAGAACAGCGTACTGATTTGGATAAATTGATTTTAGACATCGAGTCCAATGGAACCATTGATCCCGAAGAGTGCATTCGCCGCGCCGCGACTATTATGCAGCAGCAGTTAATCGCTTTTGTCGATCTAGAGGCCGATAAAGAAGAGGAGCAAGAGGAAGATGAGGAAGAAGTCGACCCGATACTCCTGCGTCCTGTTGACGATCTAGAACTGACAGTACGCTCAGCCAACTGTTTGAAAGCTGAGAATCTATACTATATAGGTGATTTGATTCAGCGTACCGAAGTGGATCTGTTGAAGACCCCTAATTTAGGCAAGAAGTCACTGACTGAAATTAAAGATGTATTAGCCTCAAAAGGCTTGTCTTTAGGTATGCGTCTGGAAAATTGGCCACCTTCTAGTCTGCGTAATGATGATCGAGTTTTGGCTCGTCGAGACTAAAAGTGGATTAGGGAGTACCTGCTGTAATCTGAGTTTTCAAACTCAGGTGTAAACAGAGAGCAGGGTTCAGAATAAATTTAGAGCTTAATTTGTAGGAATTCCAAAATGCGTCATCGAAAAAGTGGTCGCCAGCTAAACCGAAATAGCTCGCACCGACAGGCAATGTTCAAAAATATGACGGCCTCATTGGTCGAGCATGAAATTATAAAAACCACTTTGCCAAAGGCGAAAGAATTGCGTCGTATTGCTGAGCCACTGATTACGCTTGCTAAGCAGGATTCTGTCGCTAATCGCCGTTTAGCTTTTGATCGCCTGCGTAACAAAGAAACAGTGGGTAAACTGTTCGGTGAATTGGGCCCACGTTATACGGAGCGTCCCGGTGGTTATACTCGCATTTTGAAATGCGGGTTCCGTTCTGGTGATAATGCGCCAATGGCCTATATTGAGCTAGTCGGTCGACCACTTGCTGAGTACGAAGACGACGCTGAGGAAGAGGTTAAAGAAACCGAGGGATAGTCGACAAACTAGTGTCGGTATAGGTACTAAGGAAAATTGAAGCGGCTCTTGAGCCGCTTTTTTTGTGCCTAAATTTCGTTAAAACGGCAGTTCAAGGCCGCTATCGGTTAAAACGATGCTCTTGTGGGTAAGGCAATACATCCATCACTTTGCCTTCCAATAGTGCTTGTTGTAATCCTTTCCAATAGTCAGCGTCAAAAATTTCACTGTGATACTGATCGAAAATTTTACGCACCACGGGGTTGCCCAATAAGAAGGTTCTAAATTCTTCTGGAAAAACATCATTGGGGGCAACCGAGTACCAAGGTTCGGCAGCCATTTCTTGTTCCGGGGTTTTGGGTTCTGGAATTTTACGGAAATTACATTCCGTCAAAGGACAAATTTCATCATAGTCGTAAAACACGACTCTATTATGGCGCGTTACCCCAAAATTTTTGAATAACATATCCCCCGGAAAGATGTTGGCGGCAGCCAGTTGTTTGATGGCGTTGCCATAGC from Pseudomonadales bacterium encodes:
- the rpoA gene encoding DNA-directed RNA polymerase subunit alpha, which translates into the protein MQRPVTEFLIPKHIQVESISANHAKVILEPFERGFGHTLGNALRRILLSSMPGAAVVEVTIDGVQHEYSTIEGVQEDVIEILLNLKGIALTMHTRDEAVLTLSKKGPGPVVAGDIELDHDVEIVNPDHVIAHLNTKGELNMTIKVAHGRGYEAADTRTSESDSKTIGTLQLDATFSPIRRIAYIVESARVEQRTDLDKLILDIESNGTIDPEECIRRAATIMQQQLIAFVDLEADKEEEQEEDEEEVDPILLRPVDDLELTVRSANCLKAENLYYIGDLIQRTEVDLLKTPNLGKKSLTEIKDVLASKGLSLGMRLENWPPSSLRNDDRVLARRD
- the rpsD gene encoding 30S ribosomal protein S4, which produces MARYIGPTCKLSRREGTDLYLKSGVRPLDSKCKADTVPGVHGARRSRLSDYGLQLREKQKVRRIYGILERQFRNYYKAAAGKKGATGENLLQLLESRLDNVVYRMGFGATRAESRQLVSHKSIQVNGRTVNIPSYQVQPGDVVAVREKAKNQLRIKSSLELAAQRGMLGWVEVDANKMEGQFKAVPDRADLPAEINENLIVELYSK
- the rplQ gene encoding 50S ribosomal protein L17, coding for MRHRKSGRQLNRNSSHRQAMFKNMTASLVEHEIIKTTLPKAKELRRIAEPLITLAKQDSVANRRLAFDRLRNKETVGKLFGELGPRYTERPGGYTRILKCGFRSGDNAPMAYIELVGRPLAEYEDDAEEEVKETEG